In Rhineura floridana isolate rRhiFlo1 chromosome 6, rRhiFlo1.hap2, whole genome shotgun sequence, one genomic interval encodes:
- the APOBEC4 gene encoding putative C->U-editing enzyme APOBEC-4 — protein METFCQEYLAHKGTVVKPYYWLTVNQSCTKCPYHIQTGEEARVPYAEFHKAFGFPYRSMQPPNKHLLFYELRHLSGKLIQKGHATNCTYYNIHPESMLFEMGGYLDSAMHNCENAAYIILYSNYSPCNEAEHGCISKMYHFLRKYQDITLCIYCSQLYHTEEDFPVSTWNCEALQSLASMWPQVTLSPLCGGLWHSLLYSFVTNIPQRSLYHPILPARALADRQNVQQINNITGMKFPFMKALPQPIYGPSMAVPDLQKYYLSSSRSQHPAQTINGRLPPLRMLPRHSTPPIDIFPTVGKQPLYPKPKNIIRHFKMPDKSLSKGKHLEVIPNGKFFHVERIFEDIKSTDHEFHRKKQD, from the coding sequence atggaaacattttgcCAAGAATACTTAGCACATAAAGGTACAGTAGTGAAACCATATTACTGGCTAACAGTGAACCAAAGCTGTACCAAGTGTCCTTATCACATACAAACAGGCGAAGAAGCAAGAGTCCCTTATGCAGAATTTCATAAGGCCTTTGGATTCCCATATAGGTCAATGCAACCCCCAAATAAACACCTTCTGTTTTATGAGTTGAGGCACTTATCAGGGAAGTTAATTCAAAAGGGACATGCTACAAATTGCACATACTACAACATTCATCCAGAATCTATGTTATTTGAAATGGGCGGCTATCTAGACTCAGCCATGCACAATTGTGAGAATGCTGCATATATAATTCTTTATTCAAACTATTCCCCTTGTAACGAGGCAGAGCATGGCTGCATAAGCAAAATGTACCACTTCTTGAGGAAGTATCAAGACATTACACTCTGCATTTATTGCTCACAGCtgtatcacacagaggaggatttCCCAGTGTCCACATGGAACTGTGAAGCATTACAAAGCCTAGCTAGCATGTGGCCTCAGGTGACATTGAGCCCACTGTGTGGTGGACTTTGGCATTCCCTCCTCTACAGTTTTGTGACTAACATACCACAGCGAAGTCTTTACCATCCAATTTTGCCTGCAAGAGCACTGGCTGATAGACAAAATGTACAacaaattaataacataacaggAATGAAATTTCCTTTTATGAAGGCTCTGCCTCAACCAATCTATGGACCCTCAATGGCTGTACCAGATCTGCAAAAGTACTATTTGTCGAGTTCACGCTCTCAGCATCCAGCACAAACGATAAATGGCAGATTGCCCCCACTGAGGATGCTACCACGCCATTCAACACCTCCCATTGATATTTTTCCCACTGTTGGAAAGCAACCATTATATCCCAAGCCTAAAAATATCATCAGGCACTTTAAAATGCCAGATAAGTCATTAAGCAAAGGTAAACATTTGGAAGTAATTCCAAATGGAAAGTTTTTTCACGTGGAAAGAATTTTTGAAGACATCAAGTCTACAGACCATGAATTCCACAGAAAAAAACAGGATTAA